TAAAAGTAACAGCATCAGCCAAATCCAACAGCTTTAAAAAAGAAAATGGAATATATTATATAAGAATATCCGCCAAAGCCATAGACGGCAAAGCAAATAAGGCAATAATAGATTTTTTATCGAGTGAGCTTAATTTAAAGAAAAAAGATGTAGAAATATTAAAGGGCGAGAAAAGCAACAAAAAACTTATTTCTCTAAACATAGACGAAGATAAATTGGAAAGCTATTTTAGTAAATGATATACTTGTTTGAAAGCTGAATTATATTTATATTGTTTTAGTTTTATTGTTTATGTAAGTTTTTATTTTATTCAACTTTTTCCCGCAGCAAAAAGTGCAAATCTTTTAACTTTATATGTTTGGAATATATATTAAATATAATATAATACCTGCATTTT
The genomic region above belongs to Brachyspira sp. SAP_772 and contains:
- a CDS encoding DUF167 domain-containing protein, translating into MNIEVKVTASAKSNSFKKENGIYYIRISAKAIDGKANKAIIDFLSSELNLKKKDVEILKGEKSNKKLISLNIDEDKLESYFSK